In the Drosophila takahashii strain IR98-3 E-12201 chromosome 3R, DtakHiC1v2, whole genome shotgun sequence genome, one interval contains:
- the Or85e gene encoding putative odorant receptor 85e, translated as MASLQFHGNVDADIRYDISLDPARESNLFRLLMGLQLAMGMKPSPRLPEWWPKWLRMGGKLLAKAYCSMVIFTSLHLGVLFTKTTLDVLPTGELQAITDALTMTIIYFFTGYGTIYWCLRSRRLLAYMEHINREYRHHSLAGVTFVSSYAAFRKSWNFTAVWIMACLLGVISWGVSPLMLGIRMLPLQCWYPFDALAPVTYSAVYATQLFGQVLVGVTFGFGGSLFVTLSLLLLAQFDVLYCSLKNLDAHAKLLAGESVNGLSLLQDEMLLEDATRELNQYAVLQEHPTDLLMVSARRRCPGHGNVFHSALVECVRLHRFILHCSVELENLFSPYCLVKSLQITIQLCLLVFVGVSGTREVLRIVNQLQYLGLTLFELLMFTYCGELLSRHSIRSGDSFWRGSWWKHAHFIRQDILIFLVNSRRAVHVTAGKFYVMDVNRLRSVITQAFSFLTLLQKLAAKKAETDL; from the exons GGGCATGAAACCCTCGCCCAGGCTGCCCGAATGGTGGCCAAAATGGCTGCGAATGGGCGGAAAACTTCTGGCCAAAGCCTACTGCTCAATGGTGATTTTCACATCGCTGCATTTGGGAGTGCTGTTCACCAAAACCACACTGGATGTCCTGCCAACGGGCGAGCTGCAGGCCATTACCGATGCCCTCACCATGACCATAATATACTTTTTCACGGGCTACGGAACCATCTACTGGTGCCTGCGCTCGCGACGCCTCCTGGCCTACATGGAGCACATAAACCGCGAGTATCGCCACCACTCGCTGGCCGGGGTGACCTTTGTGAGCTCGTATGCGGCCTTCAGGAAGTCCTGGAACTTCACGGCCGTGTGGATAATGGCCTGCCTGCTGGGCGTGATCTCCTGGGGCGTTTCGCCCCTGATGCTGGGCATCCGCATGCTGCCGCTGCAGTGCTGGTATCCCTTTGACGCCCTTGCCCCCGTCACCTATTCGGCGGTGTATGCCACCCAGCTTTTCGGCCAGGTCCTCGTGGGCGTGACCTTTGGCTTCGGGGGATCGCTGTTCGTCACCCTCAGCCTGCTGCTCCTGGCCCAGTTCGATGTGCTCTACTGCAGCCTGAAGAACCTGGATGCCCATGCCAAGCTGCTGGCCGGCGAGTCGGTAAATGGCCTGAg tTTACTGCAAGATGAGATGCTGTTGGAGGACGCAACCAGGGAGTTGAATCAGTATGCCGTGCTGCAGGAGCACCCCACTGATCTGCTGATGGTTTCGGCGAGACGCCGATGTCCTGGTCATGGAAACGTGTTTCACAGTGCCCTGGTGGAATGCGTCCGCTTGCATCGCTTCATTCTGCACTGTTCCGTGGAGCTGGAGAACCTCTTCAGCCCGTACTGTCTGGTCAAGTCCCTGCAGATCACCATCCAGCTGTGCCTCCTGGTCTTTGTGGGGGTGTCGGGAACGCGGGAGGTCCTGCGGATTGTCAACCAACTGCAGTACCTGGGACTCACACTCTTCGAGCTGCTGATGTTCACCTATTGCGGCGAGTTGCTGAGTCGGCATAGCATTCGATCGGGCGACTCCTTCTGGCGGGGATCCTGGTGGAAGCACGCCCACTTCATCCGCCAGGACATCCTCATCTTCTTGGTCAACAGCCGACGCGCCGTCCACGTGACCGCCGGCAAGTTTTACGTGATGGATGTGAATCGTTTGAGATCG GTTATAACGCAGGCCTTCAGCTTCTTGACTTTGCTGCAAAAGCTGGCTGCCAAGAAGGCCGAAACGGATCTCTAA